In Paludibacter propionicigenes WB4, the genomic window TTTTCTTCATCGGTGTCAAACAATCAAATTGTTTCGTTTGTTGTGGCTGTAGTTCTTTCTTTCTTTTTTTACTACGGATTTGAGGTTATTACCAGCTTTTTTACTTCTGGTGAGTCTATCCAGATTATTGAGAATCTGGGAATTCATTCGCATTATAAATCAATGAGTCGTGGGGTAATTGATTCTCGCGATGTGCTTTATTTTTTGCTGGTATGCACTGGATTTATATCGGCTACGGTCTGGAAGATAAAGAAGAAGTAGGTAGTAGGTGTAAAACGATTACGTCATTACACTATAAATAAAAAATTACACATTAAAATATGAATAAACCGCTTATATTAATAACGAATGATGATGGTCATGATGCAAATGGAATAGCAGTTCTGACACGGTTAATGATGAAAATAGGGGATGTGGTTGTGGTTGCTCCCGATGGACCACGTTCGGCACAGTCGAATGCTCTTACAGTGACGCATCCGATTCGGTTTAAGAAAATTGAGGAGACAGAAGGATTGATCCGGTATATTTGTACTGGTACTCCTACCGACTGTGTAAAACTGGCCTTGAATGAAATCGTTGAGCGAAAACCTGATTTAGTGGTAGCGGGCATCAATCATGGATCGAATGCAGCGGTTAATGTGATCTATTCGGGTACTATGGGTGCTGTCCTTGAAGGTTGCGAAAATGGAATTTTATCCATAGGATTCTCTATCTGTGATCATTCTATGGATGCTGATTTTAGTGTTT contains:
- the surE gene encoding 5'/3'-nucleotidase SurE, translated to MNKPLILITNDDGHDANGIAVLTRLMMKIGDVVVVAPDGPRSAQSNALTVTHPIRFKKIEETEGLIRYICTGTPTDCVKLALNEIVERKPDLVVAGINHGSNAAVNVIYSGTMGAVLEGCENGILSIGFSICDHSMDADFSVFEPCILKITREALRNGLPHATCLNVNAPVGEIKGVKVARQCDGRWTKEYAKRTDPRGGSYFWLTGNFENHEPESTDTDEWALSQGYISIVPTKIDLTAYQAMDEICGWEF